The following proteins are encoded in a genomic region of Opitutus sp.:
- a CDS encoding glycosyltransferase family 4 protein, with protein sequence MNTLLLAPELFTTDSGIPRILRLYLKALCELAGEKQRVRFVTLNDVEVDSRDLRPCTDPRVLTQWAACGRDKRRFVAATLRLSGSTRLIICGHVAQLPVAWLASWRRPGLRYALVAHGIEVWRPFTWVERRALRGAWKIFCVSEFTRGEILKQIDLSPERLVVLPNARDPGLDNAGPLANAGATPVPTATAAAMPDPAAAISPEPSATRPVILTVARLTSFDRYKGIEHLIDAMPAILAQQPSVKLRIVGRGDDRPRLEQRARDLRLGDAIEFTGYVEDARLKAEFAGCNLFALPSKNEGFGLVFAEAMACGRPCLGAREGGIPEVITPESGVLVNYGDVPALATACLHALDKNWDRDAIRARAEEFSYTRFRSRLKEHLCGSSTI encoded by the coding sequence ATGAACACGCTGCTGCTCGCCCCCGAGCTGTTTACCACCGACAGCGGCATCCCCCGCATCCTGCGCCTTTACCTCAAGGCGCTGTGCGAACTGGCGGGGGAAAAGCAGCGGGTGCGCTTCGTTACGCTCAACGACGTCGAGGTCGATTCCAGAGATCTGCGGCCCTGCACCGACCCGCGCGTGCTCACGCAATGGGCGGCATGTGGCCGCGACAAACGCCGCTTTGTCGCCGCGACCCTGCGACTGAGCGGGAGCACCCGGCTGATCATTTGCGGACACGTCGCCCAATTACCCGTGGCGTGGCTGGCGAGTTGGCGGAGGCCGGGTCTGCGCTACGCACTGGTGGCGCACGGCATCGAGGTGTGGCGACCGTTCACTTGGGTCGAACGCCGGGCGCTGCGCGGGGCATGGAAGATTTTTTGCGTAAGCGAGTTCACTCGAGGGGAAATTCTCAAACAAATCGACCTGAGCCCGGAGCGCCTGGTGGTATTACCCAATGCCCGCGATCCCGGACTGGATAACGCCGGCCCACTGGCGAACGCGGGGGCGACGCCGGTGCCGACGGCCACAGCCGCAGCGATGCCCGACCCAGCGGCGGCAATATCGCCCGAACCGTCAGCTACGCGCCCGGTGATTCTCACCGTTGCGCGGCTGACCTCGTTTGACCGCTATAAGGGCATCGAACACCTGATCGACGCCATGCCCGCGATCCTTGCCCAACAACCGAGCGTCAAACTCCGCATCGTCGGGCGCGGCGATGACCGCCCGCGTCTCGAACAACGCGCCCGCGACCTGCGCCTCGGCGATGCCATTGAGTTCACCGGCTACGTTGAAGACGCCCGGCTCAAGGCCGAGTTTGCTGGCTGCAACCTGTTTGCCCTACCCAGCAAAAATGAAGGGTTTGGGTTGGTGTTTGCCGAGGCGATGGCCTGCGGCCGGCCCTGTTTGGGCGCGCGCGAAGGGGGTATCCCCGAAGTCATTACCCCGGAAAGTGGCGTCCTGGTTAACTACGGCGATGTGCCCGCGCTGGCCACGGCCTGCCTGCACGCACTCGATAAAAACTGGGACAGGGACGCGATTCGCGCGCGCGCCGAGGAGTTTAGTTACACCCGCTTTCGCAGCCGCTTAAAAGAACATCTTTGCGGATCCTCGACGATTTAG
- a CDS encoding ABC transporter permease, with translation MSAKPSTPPTELVIEAGRTERHYWADLWRYRELLGFLAWRDIKVRYQQTILGAAWALVQPLASVVIFTFVFGRLAKMPSGNEPYFIVVMAGQLAWQLFANTLGNTSGSLVGNAHLISKIYFPRLTVPLSTVGVALVDFAILLGLFAASLAWTGLIPTYRVVFLPVFVLLTLLLALGAGLWLAALTVRFRDFRIVVPFLLQIGVFATPVGYRTDFLPNWQSLLALNPMTGVIDAYRWCLLSEGTVFYWQSLLFTLAWTAILLATGIWYFRHTEKSFADII, from the coding sequence ATGAGCGCCAAACCATCAACCCCGCCGACCGAACTCGTGATCGAGGCCGGCCGCACCGAACGCCACTACTGGGCCGACCTGTGGCGCTACCGCGAACTGCTCGGCTTCCTCGCCTGGCGCGACATCAAGGTACGCTACCAACAAACGATCCTCGGCGCAGCCTGGGCCCTGGTTCAGCCCCTGGCTTCGGTGGTGATTTTCACGTTCGTGTTCGGGCGACTGGCCAAGATGCCCTCGGGTAATGAACCTTATTTCATTGTGGTGATGGCCGGGCAGCTCGCCTGGCAATTGTTTGCGAACACCCTCGGCAACACCAGCGGCAGCCTGGTCGGCAATGCCCACCTCATCTCCAAAATCTACTTCCCCCGCCTCACCGTGCCCTTGTCCACCGTCGGGGTGGCGCTGGTGGATTTCGCCATCCTGTTGGGGCTTTTTGCCGCCTCGCTGGCATGGACGGGATTGATCCCCACCTACCGCGTGGTGTTTCTGCCGGTATTTGTCCTTCTGACGCTCTTACTCGCGCTCGGCGCAGGTCTGTGGCTGGCGGCGCTCACCGTGCGATTCCGCGATTTCCGCATCGTCGTCCCCTTCCTTTTGCAGATCGGCGTCTTCGCCACCCCGGTCGGTTATCGCACGGATTTCCTACCCAATTGGCAGAGCCTGCTCGCGCTTAATCCGATGACCGGGGTGATCGACGCCTACCGCTGGTGCTTGTTGAGTGAAGGCACCGTCTTTTACTGGCAAAGCCTGCTGTTCACCTTGGCCTGGACGGCGATTTTACTGGCCACGGGAATCTGGTATTTCCGTCACACCGAAAAGTCGTTTGCCGACATCATCTAA
- a CDS encoding ATP-binding cassette domain-containing protein, with the protein MSNDIVIRAEAISKRYRISHQARQTTLCETLPHLARQAWQRLRGAASPTCEDFWALRDINFEIKRGEVVGIIGRNGAGKSTLLKILSRITDPTSGRITLKGRVASLLEVGTGFHPELTGRDNIYLNGAILGMSRAEIRQKFDEIVAFAEVERFVDTPVKRYSSGMYVRLAFSVAAHLEPEILIVDEVLAVGDSTFQAKCLGKLRDVTLNHGRTVLLVSHNLAVVKSVCDTAIYLKTGCMAMKGDTTATVDAYMRAATAGAVEFSPVIGDEVTLTDLRLCTPGSCEAIQRITFDCPCELRVTLSGNDASLRISPVIKLHDAYGTLVSSICGAEEGLDFTSVEQARTYICEISRLPLMPGHYFISVAAYSLASKAHLNAEQILSFEVAPSMLPGANRSYRQDHGLVRVISHLRMEQGESSRHL; encoded by the coding sequence ATGAGCAACGACATCGTCATCCGCGCCGAAGCCATCTCCAAGCGCTACCGCATCAGCCACCAGGCGAGGCAAACCACCCTATGCGAGACCCTGCCTCACTTGGCCCGGCAGGCGTGGCAACGCTTACGCGGCGCGGCGTCCCCCACCTGCGAGGACTTCTGGGCCCTGCGAGACATTAACTTCGAGATCAAACGCGGCGAAGTGGTGGGCATCATCGGGCGCAACGGCGCGGGCAAATCCACCCTGCTGAAAATCCTCTCCCGCATCACCGATCCCACCAGCGGTCGAATCACGCTGAAGGGCCGCGTTGCCAGCCTGCTGGAGGTGGGCACCGGCTTTCATCCTGAGCTGACCGGCCGGGATAACATTTACCTCAACGGGGCCATTCTTGGGATGAGTCGGGCCGAGATCCGCCAGAAATTCGACGAAATCGTGGCCTTTGCTGAGGTGGAGCGGTTTGTGGATACGCCGGTCAAGCGTTATAGCAGCGGCATGTACGTGCGCTTGGCCTTCTCGGTCGCCGCCCACCTCGAGCCGGAAATTCTCATCGTGGACGAAGTGCTCGCAGTGGGGGATTCCACTTTCCAAGCCAAATGCTTGGGTAAACTTCGGGATGTCACCCTGAATCACGGACGAACCGTGCTGCTGGTGAGCCACAACCTGGCCGTGGTAAAAAGCGTCTGCGACACGGCCATTTACCTTAAAACTGGCTGCATGGCCATGAAGGGGGACACCACCGCGACGGTGGATGCCTACATGCGCGCAGCCACGGCCGGTGCCGTTGAGTTCTCGCCAGTGATTGGCGATGAAGTCACACTCACCGACCTTCGGCTGTGCACCCCAGGCAGCTGTGAAGCCATACAGCGGATCACATTTGATTGCCCGTGCGAACTTCGAGTCACCCTGTCAGGTAATGACGCCTCCCTACGCATCTCGCCGGTAATAAAGCTGCACGATGCCTACGGAACGTTGGTCTCCAGCATCTGCGGTGCCGAGGAAGGACTAGATTTTACATCCGTGGAGCAAGCTCGCACCTACATCTGCGAGATATCGCGTTTGCCGCTCATGCCCGGCCACTATTTTATCTCAGTCGCGGCCTACAGCCTCGCCAGCAAAGCCCACTTGAACGCGGAGCAAATTCTCTCATTCGAAGTCGCGCCCTCCATGCTGCCCGGCGCCAACCGATCCTACCGGCAGGACCACGGCCTGGTCCGCGTGATCAGCCACCTGCGGATGGAGCAGGGCGAATCAAGTCGGCATCTTTGA
- a CDS encoding glycosyltransferase family 4 protein yields MKLLFIIPEYPPGFGGGIATFYATLLPALVKQGLSVTAVVGSALAAGPIAYTDQGVEVIPLDQTRVTRLTGRFTSFALAPDFSCHLAAAWTAWEQTNGGRGFDCVECCDWGLSFVPWLTQSGAPPTRVRLHASAGQIALWEPQPGFALTESLFQLAETLLLPYAAELVTFGQGNQQWWRSRLNTTVAHLNPAFTPPAPTERRPQTPNALVVGRIQSWKGPDTLCRALTELGSAAPQCDWIGRSTVGPDGRDTTARLTEQFPEIWGHRVRPLDPLPPIEIRQRQASASFVIVPSDWDVFNFTAVEAMSAHALVICSSGAGASSLIQHGVNGFAFPSGDHGALAEAIRTIHRLSPEERQRIGQAAHDTVTDALLPEKIAHLEIAHLQSIVTGPRRANQGAELNSIFAPVELKKEIPGQLACSGLSRIPLAALCRHVVSRISQRLLGKP; encoded by the coding sequence ATGAAGCTGTTGTTTATAATTCCGGAATACCCGCCCGGCTTCGGCGGAGGCATCGCCACGTTCTACGCCACCCTTCTTCCTGCGTTAGTAAAACAAGGACTAAGCGTCACCGCAGTGGTCGGCTCGGCTCTCGCCGCCGGGCCGATCGCCTACACCGATCAAGGCGTGGAGGTCATCCCGCTCGATCAAACGCGAGTCACCCGACTGACCGGACGCTTCACCTCGTTTGCCCTCGCCCCTGATTTCAGCTGCCACCTTGCGGCAGCTTGGACGGCCTGGGAGCAAACCAATGGAGGACGAGGTTTTGATTGCGTGGAATGCTGCGATTGGGGGCTTTCATTCGTCCCTTGGCTAACCCAAAGCGGTGCCCCGCCCACCCGCGTCCGCCTGCATGCCAGTGCCGGTCAGATCGCCCTCTGGGAGCCCCAACCTGGATTTGCGCTCACCGAAAGCCTCTTCCAGCTCGCCGAAACCTTGCTGCTGCCCTACGCCGCAGAATTAGTGACCTTCGGCCAGGGCAACCAGCAGTGGTGGCGCTCGCGGCTGAACACCACGGTTGCTCACCTCAACCCGGCGTTCACTCCGCCGGCCCCGACCGAGCGCAGGCCCCAAACTCCAAACGCTCTGGTGGTCGGCCGCATCCAATCATGGAAAGGGCCAGACACCTTGTGCCGCGCCCTCACAGAACTTGGCTCGGCCGCACCCCAATGCGATTGGATCGGACGCTCCACGGTTGGCCCCGACGGGCGCGACACTACGGCCCGGTTGACTGAACAATTTCCCGAAATCTGGGGCCACCGAGTCAGGCCGCTCGACCCCTTACCCCCGATAGAAATTCGCCAGCGGCAGGCATCCGCCAGTTTCGTAATCGTACCGTCGGACTGGGATGTTTTCAATTTCACCGCCGTCGAAGCGATGAGCGCACATGCGCTGGTCATCTGTTCAAGCGGGGCCGGGGCATCCAGTCTGATCCAACACGGGGTCAACGGCTTTGCCTTCCCCTCCGGAGACCATGGCGCGCTGGCCGAAGCCATCCGGACGATTCACCGACTCTCCCCCGAAGAGCGCCAGCGCATCGGCCAAGCAGCGCACGACACAGTGACAGACGCCCTGTTGCCCGAAAAAATCGCCCACCTAGAAATAGCCCACCTGCAGTCGATCGTGACCGGTCCCCGCCGAGCCAACCAAGGCGCTGAACTCAACTCGATCTTCGCGCCGGTCGAACTGAAAAAGGAAATCCCCGGCCAGTTGGCCTGCTCTGGACTCTCCCGCATTCCGCTCGCAGCTCTCTGTCGCCATGTCGTGAGCCGGATAAGCCAGCGTTTGCTGGGCAAGCCATGA
- a CDS encoding glycosyltransferase family 2 protein codes for MRPQTLALCIPAYNAAEFLPRLLQSAAKQTSRFDEILVYDDASPDHTAAVASQWGAQVIHGAENRGCSEGKNLLAAATACDWIHFHDADDDMAPDFVERARRRMANPTCPDIVLFDYEYRDIASGELIAIRHFDPQALATDPLRYAITEQINPFCGLYRKAAFLRAGGYDTDPAVLYNEDCAFHLRMAVAGLSFGAEDGASIINLRRPGSMSSANQAKCVLARLALLRKTAHRLAPTHHLALADELWRTARHLAHHQRPELTHAIALARRLGRRSPQTEPRWVRALSFFLPVTTFRFRAGYIRRRDHA; via the coding sequence ATGAGACCCCAAACGCTCGCCCTGTGTATCCCCGCTTACAATGCGGCGGAATTTCTTCCGCGTTTGCTACAATCGGCGGCCAAACAAACCTCCCGCTTTGACGAAATCCTCGTTTACGACGACGCCAGCCCGGACCACACGGCGGCGGTGGCAAGCCAATGGGGCGCGCAGGTGATTCATGGGGCGGAAAATCGCGGCTGTTCGGAAGGTAAAAACCTCCTCGCCGCCGCCACCGCCTGCGACTGGATTCACTTCCATGACGCCGACGACGACATGGCCCCCGACTTTGTGGAGCGGGCGCGCCGCCGAATGGCCAACCCGACCTGTCCGGACATCGTATTGTTCGACTACGAATACCGGGACATCGCCAGCGGCGAGCTCATCGCGATCCGGCACTTTGACCCCCAGGCGCTGGCCACCGATCCCCTGCGCTACGCGATCACCGAGCAGATCAACCCATTCTGCGGACTTTACCGCAAAGCGGCATTTCTCCGGGCGGGCGGCTACGACACCGACCCAGCGGTGCTCTACAACGAGGACTGTGCGTTTCACCTGCGGATGGCCGTGGCCGGCCTGAGTTTTGGCGCGGAAGACGGGGCCTCGATTATCAATCTACGCCGGCCCGGCTCGATGTCATCGGCCAACCAAGCCAAATGCGTCCTGGCCCGATTGGCGCTTCTGCGAAAAACCGCCCACCGACTCGCCCCGACCCACCACTTGGCGCTGGCTGATGAGCTCTGGCGCACAGCTCGGCACCTCGCCCACCATCAACGCCCCGAACTCACCCATGCCATCGCGCTCGCCCGTCGCCTAGGTCGGCGCTCGCCTCAGACCGAGCCCCGCTGGGTGCGCGCCCTCAGTTTTTTTTTACCCGTCACGACCTTTCGGTTTAGGGCCGGCTATATTCGTCGGCGCGATCACGCATGA
- a CDS encoding glycosyltransferase family 2 protein yields the protein MSPLVSIIIPAYRAAPWLAATLDSALAQTHPRCEIIVVDDGSPDDTLRIASSYADRHPGRLRVFTQPNAGASSARNHGLRLAQGDFIQYLDADDLLAPDKIARQLARLATAPTISIASGPWGRFTRSPADTVFSPEENWRDSHPLDWLRLNFSGRGMMPPSAWLLPRTLTNRVGPWNETLSLNDDGEYFCRALLAASNVYFIPDAYSYYRSGILDSLSHSRSRRAWNSAWHSHEACACHLLAADDTPASRRACADLFIRLAFAMYPDAPDLVGACERRAADLGGSSLRPAGGRAFRIASTLLGWRAARRLQILSGKRPA from the coding sequence ATGAGCCCGCTGGTCAGCATCATCATCCCTGCCTACCGCGCCGCCCCGTGGCTGGCCGCAACGCTCGATTCGGCCCTCGCGCAAACCCACCCGCGTTGCGAAATCATCGTTGTCGATGACGGCTCGCCGGACGACACCCTGCGGATCGCTAGCTCCTACGCGGACCGCCACCCTGGACGTCTGCGCGTTTTCACCCAACCCAACGCCGGAGCCTCCTCCGCCCGCAACCACGGCCTGCGCCTCGCCCAAGGCGATTTCATCCAATATCTCGACGCCGACGATCTGCTCGCCCCGGATAAGATCGCCCGCCAGCTCGCCCGTCTGGCCACCGCCCCCACCATTTCCATCGCATCCGGCCCCTGGGGCCGCTTCACCCGTTCGCCCGCCGACACCGTATTCAGCCCCGAAGAAAATTGGCGCGATTCTCACCCACTCGACTGGCTTCGCTTAAACTTTTCCGGCCGCGGCATGATGCCCCCCTCCGCGTGGCTTCTACCGCGTACGCTCACCAACCGCGTTGGCCCTTGGAATGAAACCCTCTCCCTCAATGATGACGGCGAATACTTCTGCCGCGCCCTCCTCGCCGCCTCGAACGTCTACTTCATTCCCGACGCCTACTCTTACTACCGCAGCGGCATCCTCGACAGCCTTAGCCATTCACGGTCCCGCCGTGCATGGAATTCCGCTTGGCATTCCCACGAGGCTTGCGCTTGCCACCTGCTCGCAGCCGACGACACACCCGCATCGCGTCGCGCCTGTGCGGACCTCTTTATTCGCCTCGCCTTCGCCATGTATCCTGACGCCCCCGATCTCGTCGGAGCCTGCGAGCGCCGCGCCGCTGATCTAGGCGGTTCCTCGCTCCGCCCCGCCGGCGGCCGCGCATTCCGCATCGCCTCCACCCTGCTCGGCTGGCGCGCCGCTCGCAGACTCCAAATTCTTTCCGGAAAACGCCCCGCATGA
- a CDS encoding FkbM family methyltransferase, protein MRASLLYNPAIILERLALSLRRHNRRRPLQGTPAAALSLGHLDSLELLQLLSSHPPAIVHDIGANAGTWTCLLKSLYPAARVEAFEPLDRFAADFARWTCTWPGDIRLHRLALGDCLGQATLHVTDFADASSLLTLSDAGRAEFKVVPTSTVTVPVARLDDLLASGAVAPPDLIKLDVQGFELAVLRGGETALASARAVLCEVSTRAFYDGQALFGDVLSHLEARGFRLHALGANLEPGAPFAQADALFLRSA, encoded by the coding sequence ATGAGAGCCAGCCTACTTTATAACCCCGCCATCATCCTAGAACGGCTTGCCCTTTCCCTGCGCCGCCACAACCGACGCCGTCCTCTTCAGGGCACTCCCGCCGCCGCCCTTTCCCTCGGCCATCTCGATTCACTTGAACTGCTCCAACTTCTTTCCAGCCATCCGCCGGCCATCGTCCACGACATCGGAGCTAACGCCGGCACCTGGACCTGCCTGCTAAAAAGCCTCTACCCGGCCGCCCGCGTAGAGGCTTTTGAACCCCTTGATCGCTTCGCCGCTGACTTCGCGCGCTGGACCTGCACTTGGCCCGGCGACATCCGCCTACACCGCCTCGCACTCGGTGACTGCCTCGGGCAAGCAACTCTCCACGTTACCGACTTCGCAGACGCCTCCAGCCTCCTTACGCTATCCGATGCCGGCCGCGCCGAGTTCAAGGTCGTCCCCACCTCCACCGTCACCGTGCCCGTCGCCCGCCTAGACGATCTCCTCGCCTCCGGGGCCGTCGCCCCACCCGACCTCATCAAACTCGACGTGCAAGGCTTTGAGCTCGCCGTCCTGCGCGGTGGCGAAACTGCACTAGCCTCCGCCCGTGCAGTCCTCTGCGAAGTCAGCACTCGCGCCTTCTATGACGGCCAGGCCCTTTTCGGGGATGTCCTCTCCCACCTCGAGGCACGCGGCTTTCGCCTCCACGCACTCGGCGCCAACCTCGAGCCCGGAGCTCCCTTCGCCCAAGCCGACGCACTTTTTCTACGCAGCGCATGA
- a CDS encoding glycosyltransferase family 1 protein, giving the protein MSRPLRICLVSQQDLGGPPHPVPAYRFWRRYFAAALSEVGHELLEAPGCDWAASLLPLPPSELAEWREATWSRALNWLRAEHNRRPIDLFLSYLYPGQIHPGSLADIRRLGIPRVNLFCDNVREFRRIPREFTHFDLHWVPEFTALPLYRRAGLPFIHAPMPCWIEPSLHSPLVLEHRPASFIGTRDHTRAALFAEAFSIGLKATVFGPGWKDPAPAMIPSPALPGTFFANQLAFFRQHGVSALLRKVESRLRPEPPINFDFAPFAGPLLSDDDYWSVTRGAAVCLGVNRYPSPRHPLSKPDTYSRLRDIEAPMAGACYLTEWTEGIEQLYEPGTEIETYRDASELVEKTRALASDPARCARLRAAGQRRALAEHTIPCTLDRLVRQLGIL; this is encoded by the coding sequence ATGAGTCGGCCCCTCCGCATCTGCCTGGTCTCCCAGCAAGACCTCGGTGGCCCGCCCCACCCCGTGCCCGCGTACCGTTTCTGGCGGCGGTATTTCGCCGCTGCTCTCAGTGAAGTGGGCCATGAACTCCTTGAAGCCCCCGGCTGCGACTGGGCCGCCAGTCTTCTGCCCCTCCCTCCGAGCGAACTCGCCGAATGGCGTGAGGCGACTTGGTCACGCGCCCTCAATTGGCTTCGCGCCGAACATAACCGCCGGCCCATCGACCTGTTCTTATCCTATCTCTACCCTGGACAAATCCACCCCGGATCGCTGGCGGATATCCGCCGCCTCGGAATACCTCGGGTTAACTTATTCTGCGACAACGTCCGAGAATTCCGCCGCATCCCCCGAGAGTTCACCCACTTCGACCTGCACTGGGTCCCCGAGTTCACGGCCCTCCCACTCTACCGCCGCGCCGGCCTCCCGTTCATCCACGCCCCCATGCCCTGCTGGATCGAACCCTCACTTCACTCTCCGCTAGTGCTTGAACACCGCCCCGCCTCCTTCATCGGCACCCGCGACCACACCCGAGCGGCACTCTTTGCTGAAGCCTTTTCGATCGGACTCAAAGCGACCGTCTTTGGTCCCGGCTGGAAGGATCCCGCCCCCGCGATGATTCCGTCACCCGCCCTGCCGGGAACCTTTTTTGCCAACCAGCTGGCCTTTTTCCGCCAGCACGGCGTGTCCGCACTCCTGCGCAAAGTAGAGTCCCGACTTCGCCCAGAGCCGCCAATCAACTTCGATTTCGCGCCCTTCGCGGGTCCGCTGCTTTCCGACGATGATTACTGGTCGGTCACGCGAGGCGCAGCCGTGTGCCTCGGGGTCAACCGATACCCAAGCCCCCGCCACCCACTCTCCAAGCCGGACACTTATTCCCGCTTGCGGGATATCGAAGCCCCGATGGCCGGTGCCTGTTACCTCACCGAGTGGACCGAAGGAATCGAGCAACTCTACGAACCCGGCACCGAAATCGAAACCTACCGCGACGCCTCTGAACTAGTGGAAAAAACCCGCGCCTTGGCATCCGATCCAGCCCGGTGCGCCCGTCTGCGCGCCGCCGGCCAGCGCCGCGCACTCGCCGAACACACTATCCCCTGCACGCTGGATCGCCTGGTTCGTCAACTCGGCATCTTATGA
- a CDS encoding acyltransferase: protein MSDAAPSTAILVPQARRSGMIDLWRAIACLAVVLYHGSETPNLPTDSPLVTVMSSLGHHGWLGVPMFFVISGFCLAQAVQIRAAQTCGVIAFWKDRLLRIYPVYWAALLLALLLALIATPFNGLPPSSAFPSSTSALLSNLTLVTNWTGHQPQLMVSWSLDYEIGFYVLVGAALFAPLRRTSHRLWLYMAITTLAHMDSPVAWFPLLGSWPAFACGLAVHSALQTKLSSPVRFLALLYPLALAALALLTEVSLSAAFAPAFALCLLASLAWEPRLPPPPRALCAIGLASYSIYLVHIPFMSPMLNLFHRLLAPDSAAYTWVWIGHLIVGVTSGLLFYHLIERRCETLRTRLSSHSSSPYSVATA from the coding sequence ATGAGCGACGCCGCACCGTCCACCGCCATCCTCGTGCCGCAGGCCCGCCGCTCTGGGATGATTGACCTCTGGCGCGCCATCGCGTGCCTCGCCGTCGTGCTCTACCACGGATCTGAAACTCCAAATCTACCCACGGACTCCCCGCTGGTTACGGTCATGTCATCCCTCGGTCACCATGGATGGTTGGGTGTGCCCATGTTTTTTGTGATTTCCGGCTTCTGCCTCGCACAGGCGGTGCAAATCCGCGCGGCCCAAACCTGTGGGGTGATCGCATTCTGGAAAGACCGGCTCCTGCGCATCTATCCGGTCTATTGGGCCGCACTTCTGCTCGCACTGCTACTCGCCCTGATCGCTACGCCGTTTAACGGCCTGCCTCCGTCCTCCGCATTCCCCTCATCAACCTCCGCCTTACTATCGAACCTCACCTTGGTCACCAACTGGACCGGTCACCAACCGCAACTGATGGTCAGTTGGAGCCTCGACTACGAAATTGGTTTCTACGTGCTGGTTGGGGCCGCTTTATTTGCACCACTGCGAAGGACCTCGCACCGCCTCTGGCTTTACATGGCGATCACCACCCTCGCCCACATGGATTCGCCAGTCGCTTGGTTCCCCTTGCTGGGCTCCTGGCCCGCCTTCGCCTGCGGGCTCGCCGTTCACTCAGCCCTGCAAACCAAGCTCTCAAGCCCAGTCAGGTTTCTCGCGCTTCTGTATCCCCTCGCTCTCGCGGCGCTCGCCTTATTAACCGAGGTTTCTCTCTCGGCCGCCTTCGCGCCGGCTTTTGCTCTATGCCTGCTCGCCTCGCTAGCGTGGGAGCCTCGCCTACCGCCACCGCCCCGCGCCCTCTGCGCCATTGGACTCGCCTCATATTCAATCTATCTGGTCCATATCCCTTTTATGAGCCCGATGCTAAACCTCTTCCATCGTTTGCTCGCGCCGGATAGCGCCGCTTACACGTGGGTCTGGATCGGCCACCTCATCGTCGGGGTTACCAGTGGGCTGCTGTTTTATCATCTCATCGAGCGTCGTTGCGAAACCCTACGCACCCGTCTCTCTTCCCACTCCAGCAGTCCCTATTCCGTCGCCACCGCGTGA
- a CDS encoding FkbM family methyltransferase, whose protein sequence is MIFSRIRKTRPYALLREARYLWRHRARRAFYAAFVKPGSLVFDVGANVGNYTLIFRSLGARVVAIEPQSKLAADLARRFPPGRKGVHLERSAMGAAPGQAVLHKTADLSEVASLRSDIGQTSRFAAEHPYVATETVPVRTLAELIAVHGKPDFCKIDVEGFEHQVLAGLDTPIRWLSFEFNREYLDVAETCLARLQKLGPYEFNYTLGEDNHFTSCQWLDATALLRILQTSRDPLLWGDIHARLPASAR, encoded by the coding sequence ATGATTTTTTCCCGCATTCGAAAAACCCGCCCCTACGCCTTACTACGCGAAGCACGCTACCTTTGGCGACATCGCGCCCGTCGCGCATTCTACGCTGCGTTCGTGAAGCCCGGTTCGCTGGTATTCGACGTGGGGGCAAACGTCGGCAACTACACGCTGATTTTCCGCAGCCTGGGCGCCCGTGTGGTCGCAATTGAGCCCCAATCCAAGCTTGCCGCCGACCTGGCCCGACGATTTCCGCCCGGACGCAAGGGAGTGCACCTGGAACGGAGTGCAATGGGTGCCGCCCCCGGCCAGGCCGTGCTGCACAAGACCGCCGATTTGAGCGAAGTCGCATCCCTGCGATCCGACATCGGCCAAACCAGCCGTTTCGCCGCCGAACATCCCTACGTTGCCACCGAAACCGTGCCCGTGCGAACCCTCGCCGAACTGATCGCGGTCCATGGCAAACCCGACTTTTGCAAAATCGACGTCGAAGGCTTCGAACATCAGGTATTGGCGGGTCTTGATACTCCGATTCGCTGGCTGTCCTTCGAATTCAACCGCGAATATCTAGACGTTGCCGAAACCTGCCTCGCTCGCCTGCAAAAACTTGGCCCCTACGAGTTCAATTATACTTTGGGTGAAGACAACCACTTCACCAGCTGCCAATGGCTCGACGCCACCGCCCTGCTTCGGATTCTACAAACCTCCCGAGACCCCCTTCTCTGGGGCGATATCCATGCCCGACTGCCTGCTTCCGCACGATGA